The Candidatus Omnitrophota bacterium DNA segment ATTTACCTTTCACAGCATTGCGCCCATTTTTTAAGGTTACCTTCTGGGCATCCTTCATTTCTTTCTTTGCCTTACACTTCACACAGTATGCTTCCATCTTCGACTCCTTTTGTTAAGAGGGTTATTAATTTTACAGTGTAATTAGTTTATCACATAAAACTCTTTTATGTCAATAGCCTAATGCTGTCACTATTCTTTTGAATTCGGCATTAATCTTTCTTGGAGGGGTAACCGTTCTCATTACCAAATCAGGATCTTTTAGACCGTGACCGGTAAGGATACAAACTATTCTTTTTATTGATTTGGAAAATCTTAAATCCCGGGAACGGAAATATCTTTTCTTTATGAGTTTCAATAATCCTGCAACAGAGGCTGCAGAAGCTGGTTCAACAAAAATGCCTTCGTATTGGGCAAGAAGTTTATATGCCTCAAGAATTTCGCTATCCGAAACTATATCTATAAAACCACCTGATTCGTCTTTTGCCTCTACTGCCTTTTCCCAACTCGCCGGATTGCCTATACGTATAGCGGTAGCAATGGTTTTAGGATTTTTTATCACTTTGCCCCTAACAATAGGAGCAGCTCCTTCTGCTTGAAAACCAATCATCTGCGGAAGCTTTCTAATCTTTTTATTTTGATGGTATTCTTTATAACCTTTCCAATAAGCAGTGATGTTACCTGCATTGCCTACTGGAATAATGTGAAAATCGGGTGCTTCTTTTAAAACATCACAGATCTCAAAACTGGCAGTCTTCTGTCCTTCTATACGATAAGGGTTTAGAGAATTTACTAAAGTTATGGGATATTTATGGGTAATTTCACGAACTATTTCTAAACATACATCAAAGTTACCCTCTATCTCTAAAACCTTTGCCCCGTGGACCA contains these protein-coding regions:
- a CDS encoding DUF5679 domain-containing protein, coding for MEAYCVKCKAKKEMKDAQKVTLKNGRNAVKGKCPDCGTTLFRIQK
- the thrC gene encoding threonine synthase, which gives rise to MNIEIEWPGVIKYYKKYLPVSSKTPVITLKEGNTPLVPSRYIGKLLGKRFQVYFKCEGFNPTGSFKDRGMTVAVSKACEDRAEAIICASTGNTSASAACYAARAGIKCFVLVPSGYIALGKLSQALVHGAKVLEIEGNFDVCLEIVREITHKYPITLVNSLNPYRIEGQKTASFEICDVLKEAPDFHIIPVGNAGNITAYWKGYKEYHQNKKIRKLPQMIGFQAEGAAPIVRGKVIKNPKTIATAIRIGNPASWEKAVEAKDESGGFIDIVSDSEILEAYKLLAQYEGIFVEPASAASVAGLLKLIKKRYFRSRDLRFSKSIKRIVCILTGHGLKDPDLVMRTVTPPRKINAEFKRIVTALGY